One Malania oleifera isolate guangnan ecotype guangnan chromosome 9, ASM2987363v1, whole genome shotgun sequence DNA segment encodes these proteins:
- the LOC131164324 gene encoding haloacid dehalogenase-like hydrolase domain-containing protein Sgpp has translation MDSSVENSVERFSLSGLAPLEAVLLDIDGTLCDSDPFHYDVFCEMLQELGYNGGVPITEEFYIENIAGKHNDDVTRTLFPDWVLERSLKFMDDKEAMFRRLASEKLKPVNGLNKLRKWIEDRGLKRAAVSNTPRANAELIISILGLSDFFDVLILGNECPHAKPHPDPYLKALEVLKVSKDHTFIFEDSVSGIKAGVAAGMPVIGLTTGNPEEVLMEAQPTFLIPDYDDAKLWAALEVFDGK, from the exons ATGGATTCATCCGTTGAAAACTCAGTAGAGAG ATTCTCCCTTTCTGGACTTGCCCCACTTGAAGCTGTACTGCTTGATATTGATGGAACTCTATGTGATTCTGATCCTTTCCACTacgatgtgttttgtgaaatgcTTCAAGAG TTAGGATACAATGGCGGGGTCCCAATTACAGAGGAATTCTATATTGAAAATATTGCTGGCAAGCACAACGATGATGTCACCAGGACCCTCTTCCCTGACTGGGTTCTTGAGAGGAGTCTAAAATTTATGGATGATAAGGAAGCCATGTTTAGGAG ATTGGCATCAGAAAAATTGAAGCCTGTAAATGGGCTTAACAAATTGAGAAAATGGATTGAAGATCGTGGCTTGAAAAGAGCTGCTGTTTCTAATACTCCAAGAGCTAATGCTGAACTCATAATCTCAATTCTTGGCCTTTCTGATTTCTTTGATGTTCTGATTCTTGGCAATGAATGTCCTCATGCCAAACCACATCCAGACCCCTATTTGAAGGCTCTAGAAGTGCTAAAAGTATCGAAGGATCACACTTTCATATTTGAG GATTCTGTTTCGGGGATAAAAGCTGGGGTGGCGGCGGGGATGCCTGTTATTGGTTTAACTACAGGAAACCCTGAAGAGGTACTCATGGAAGCACAGCCAACATTTCTTATACCAGATTATGACGATGCAAAGTTGTGGGCAGCTTTAGAAGTGTTTGATGGAAAATGA